Proteins encoded in a region of the Phaenicophaeus curvirostris isolate KB17595 chromosome 1, BPBGC_Pcur_1.0, whole genome shotgun sequence genome:
- the EMP1 gene encoding epithelial membrane protein 1, with product MLVLLAGIFVVHIATVIMLFVCTISNVWMVGTSYLGTASSGLWLLCNKTCEQLRVSSDNEPSLRAVQAFMILSIIFSVIALVMFIVQLFTLEKGKRFYITGGIMLVCWVCILIGVSIYTARFTGKMSGFTNSHHGYCFILAWICFCFSFITGILYLVLRKK from the exons ATGTTGGTGCTACTGGCTGGTATCTTTGTGGTTCACATCGCCACTGTCATCATGCTCTTCGTCTGCACCATTTCCAAT GTTTGGATGGTGGGTACTTCCTACTTAGGAACAGCCTCATCGGGACTGTGGCTACTTTGCAACAAGACCTGTGAGCAGCTACGAGTCAGCAGTGATAATGAAC CTTCCCTCAGAGCCGTTCAAGCCTTTATGATCCTCTCGATCATCTTCTCTGTCATTGCACTTGTCATGTTTATTGTCCAgctgttcaccctggagaaagGCAAACGTTTCTACATCACTGGAGGCATCATGCTGGTTTGCT GGGTGTGCATTCTGATTGGAGTCTCCATTTACACAGCTCGGTTCACGGGCAAGATGTCTGGGTTCACAAATTCTCACCACGGCTACTGCTTCATATTGGCCTGGATTTGCTTTTGCTTCAGTTTCATCACTGGCATCCTCTACCTCgttctcaggaaaaaataa